From a region of the Bacteroides sp. AN502(2024) genome:
- a CDS encoding aldose epimerase family protein: MNNTFPTEGNLSGLSRKDFQKEINDKKTDLFILKNAKGMEVAVTNYGCAILSIMVPDKNGKYANVILGHDSIDHVINSPEPFLSTTIGRYGNRIAKGKFTLFGEKHELTINNGPNSLHGGPTGFHARVWDAVRIDESTVQFNYVSADGEEGFPGNLEVEMTYRLDNEVNALNIEYRATTDKATVVNLTNHGFFNLAGISNPTPTVNNHIVTINADFYTPIDEVSIPTGEIAKVEGSPMDFRTPHTVGERIDEKFQQLIFGAGYDHCYVLNKMESGSLELAATCKDPESGRIMEVYTTEAGVQLYTGNWLNGFEGAHGATFPARSAICFEAQCFPDTPNKAHFPSATLLPGDEYQQITVYKFTVEE; this comes from the coding sequence ATGAATAACACATTCCCAACAGAAGGGAATCTATCAGGGCTCAGCCGGAAAGATTTCCAAAAGGAGATAAATGATAAGAAAACTGATTTATTTATCCTCAAAAACGCAAAGGGAATGGAAGTAGCTGTAACCAATTACGGATGCGCCATTCTTTCTATTATGGTACCGGATAAAAATGGTAAGTATGCCAATGTAATCCTCGGACACGACAGCATCGACCACGTCATCAACAGCCCGGAACCTTTCTTAAGCACTACTATCGGACGCTATGGCAACCGTATCGCGAAAGGAAAATTCACCTTGTTCGGTGAAAAACATGAACTCACCATTAACAACGGTCCTAACTCTCTGCATGGAGGGCCTACCGGTTTCCACGCCCGCGTATGGGACGCTGTCCGGATTGATGAGAGTACAGTGCAATTTAACTATGTCTCTGCTGACGGCGAAGAGGGATTTCCCGGCAATCTGGAAGTAGAAATGACTTACCGCCTGGACAACGAAGTAAATGCACTGAATATCGAATACCGCGCTACCACCGACAAAGCTACAGTCGTTAACTTGACTAACCACGGTTTCTTCAACCTCGCCGGTATTTCCAACCCCACTCCTACCGTTAACAACCACATCGTTACAATCAACGCTGATTTCTATACGCCTATCGACGAAGTTTCTATCCCTACCGGTGAAATCGCTAAAGTAGAGGGTAGTCCGATGGATTTCCGTACTCCGCACACAGTAGGCGAACGTATCGACGAGAAATTCCAGCAATTGATTTTCGGTGCAGGATATGACCACTGCTATGTACTGAACAAGATGGAAAGCGGTTCGCTCGAACTGGCTGCCACTTGCAAGGATCCGGAAAGCGGACGTATCATGGAAGTATATACCACCGAAGCGGGGGTACAACTCTATACGGGCAACTGGCTCAACGGATTTGAAGGTGCACACGGAGCTACATTCCCTGCCAGAAGCGCCATCTGCTTTGAAGCACAGTGCTTCCCGGATACGCCGAACAAAGCACATTTCCCATCGGCTACTTTACTGCCGGGAGATGAATACCAACAGATCACTGTCTATAAATTTACCGTAGAAGAATAA